In Penaeus monodon isolate SGIC_2016 unplaced genomic scaffold, NSTDA_Pmon_1 PmonScaffold_6506, whole genome shotgun sequence, the genomic window tataatatatatatatatatatatatatattatatattatataatatatgtgtgtgtgtgtgtgtgtgtgtgtgtgtgtgtgtgtgtgtgtgtgtgtgtgtgtgtgtgtgtgtgtgagagtgagtgtgtgtgtgtgtgtatgcttatatatatatatatattatagatatatatataatatatatatatattatatacatatattgtgtgtgtgtgtgtgtacatatatatatatatatatatatatatatatatatatatatatatatatatatatatatatatatatatatatagtgggtgtgagtgtgggtgtgtgtggtttacattTCTCTGAGGCGACCAAATAACTGCAGCACTACTCAGTAGCATGGATGAAATTATATTCAGGATAGGAAGTACAACTTATCATTTTAATCTCTCAATATGTTATTGAATTTCCATCCAGACAAGAGGACTACGTTTTCCCacttgatcattatttttaagtATTCTTCGTTATATGGTCTATACTAATATCACAATCCTTTTGGTTGTTTGAGCGCGGGGTCAGGCGAAAGGAGCGGCGGAAAGGCTCACACGATAGTGATGGGAAAGGCGACGCAGACCTGGTGGCGGTCGTCTTGGTCGATCACCATCCACGTCACCACCGCCGACAGCTGTGGAGGAGAGAACATGTGGTCAGCAAAAGCATAAAGAATCTCATTTTCTTGCCGTAATAAATACATAGGAAAACTAAATCGACAGAATTCAAAGTAGTgagattttacattttacatgaaATAGAAATCTATCAGTCGGAGATGAGTATATCCCCTTATCTGATATCAACCTAGGAGCATTGATAACCAAGATTATCTGCACTGACCGCAGGGTATTCGGCAAGAACGGGCATTGTGGCGTGATATTTATACTGTTCATTTGTGTGAAGGGGACAACTGCCATCCACAATAAGGTCGCAGCCGCCGGGTCCAGGCCAAGGGAAATGCACGCCGCCGATGTATGCGTCGATCTCGGTCCTGAGTTTATTTACCTCGTTACCTGTGATACGCGTGGCGGAACAACAGGCATTAGTGACACAAAACCAAGATGAAGTGAGTAAACCTAAAGAAGGGAAATATATGGGCGAAGGAGACATTTCTAAGAGACTCTTCTGGCTTCAGAAGAGAGAGTCATGTTAGGGGAAAGACAATGCGAAAGATCAAGGCAGCGTTAATGgacaagagaggaagggataacgAGGAGGGGTGACTACGGTGGAGTGGGGAGCATGGAAGCATGCACAacatgcaaacaaaaacaaaaaatcccactCTAATATTACCAACCAATTTCTCTCCTGTAATGTTTGCGTAAAGTTTTCGAGaaaatcattaccatcaccatggGATTACTTCAGTAGATCAAGGCAGAGACACACGTTACGCTGGACATTGCTGGCGCCTTCGATCGCGTCTGGCACAAAGGGCTGACCTCAAAGGGAGTGTACCTCCtaggtattttctctctcttgctgcaTGATTTGGTTTTATgtgatattttttaaagattttggtaATAAATAAATTTGTTATAACCTAATGAGCTATTTGTTTTTAAGatccacacatctacacacaagcCAACACACAGTCAAAATGTtaactttaatatatacaatatgtcaaAGCCGTGAAACTAAATTCACAACATTTTTGTAAATGGCGCAATGTTCGATGTTCTGCGTTCTGGGAGTTTTACTtttagtgaaaaaagaaaagaaacgaaacaaaactaGACCCTCAGTCCTCAGTGTACTGTCATCAGTATCTATGCTACTGAAATTTGTCTATGAACGAGCCACACTCGAAGAAGGCCTTCATCCGGGACTTACCTGGTGTGAACGTTATGTTGACGTCATAGTTGTTGGGTCTCGTGACCAAGCACGGCGGGAGATCGCAGTCTTCGATCTCACTGCTCACTATAGTGCCCACCGAACCTGCGTGATATGTAAGCAATTTCAGTTAATGTATATTCTGCGGCGCCATAATATTAAGGTTATCGTATGCAGCCGGCAGTATAACTAACCACAATCTTGGACTAATGTTGCCGACGTAATGCCAAGAATACACAACAGAATGGCTTGGTGCATCATTGTGACTCTTTATGGGACAAAGGGGAATGCTGTCAACAATAAACAGCCAACCTTATATATGAGGAAGCTTACGTCATACTGCTCTTAAAGCCATAGCGTCCAGCCCTGTCTGGCGATGCTCGGCCTCCTTCCCCTCCGAGGCTGGGAACGCGACCAGCTGTTAGGCGTAAGGATGTGAAATACATGCGCCGTCGTACGTGTACGtgtttgaatatgtgtatatatagatatgaggaagtgtgtgtgtgtgtgtgtgtgtgtgtgtgtgtgtgtgtgtgtgtgtgtgtgtgtgtgtgtgtgtgtgtgtgtgtgtgtgtgtgtgt contains:
- the LOC119571486 gene encoding NPC intracellular cholesterol transporter 2-like; this encodes MMHQAILLCILGITSATLVQDCGSVGTIVSSEIEDCDLPPCLVTRPNNYDVNITFTPGNEVNKLRTEIDAYIGGVHFPWPGPGGCDLIVDGSCPLHTNEQYKYHATMPVLAEYPALSAVVTWMVIDQDDRHQVCVAFPITIV